In Takifugu flavidus isolate HTHZ2018 chromosome 1, ASM371156v2, whole genome shotgun sequence, the DNA window TGTGCGGAACTCTGTAAGATAAAGTAATGTTGAGACTTTTAATACAATCTTCAGGTAGAGTCACAGCAATATTTTATTAAGAATAAAATGGATCTTACCCCCAAACGCCTCTGTGATAGCCATACTCTCAATACCACCGCCCAAAAGTTTACTGTAAAGAAGATAAAGAGATTGCATGAGGCACTTTTCCTTCACAATTAGTACAATTAACCCCCATGACAAGATTTTGTTTCTGAGTATGTCTATTTATATCAGTTTTTCAAGTTACTAATTTAATGTGAAAGGTAAAGTAAAACTACTCGAAGTCCTGGCTCCCAGTGGTGATGTGGAACACATGCTTTCTCTTTGCACTGTACTCAAAGGCGGTCTGGAAGCCAACATTCTGTTGGGAAGGTAATGATGCAATTAAAACAATTCTCAAAAAGTTCAGGAATGTTGGCCAAACAACTATACTCATTCTGTTACCAGCAACTTTCCAGCCGCCTCTTTgattttttccacttttgccTCAGACAGGCCCTTGATGTTGCACAAAGCCTTGCGTGTGGTCATCTGGATCCCCTTGACTGTGCAGATACCCACCGATTTCATCTTTTTGATGTCTGCCATATTCTGAAAGAGGGCAGTCACACAGGTGTTCACGTAAAACAGTTTTTATCTGCTATAATGCTCCCTATTGGTAATTCAACCACGTGTGTGAAATTGTGAGATTATAAGATTATTTCTTTAACAACAAAGAGTAGTTTCACATGTTCTCTGTACTCACAATCCCATGTTTCTGCAGGAGGTCAATGTCTTGGAAAAATGATTCCTAATTCATTTAGGAAATAGAAATATACATATAATAGTTGCATCCAATAACAGAGATTCCAAATTATGTAGGTGGTGTAGTTTTGTAGAGTGAttgttgcattttattttcattaaatatATTAAGTGTaatataagcatatatatagcTGCTAAAACCAGGTTTAGCATAGttgaagttaaaaaaacaaacccacagaTCTATGAAAATCATTTCTGTGGAGTATTTCACATgtgtcaatttttttttataatctttTATTGTCAATGATATTTGCATCGTTTACTTATAGACTGCTTTTGGCTCATTTATACTTTTACTCTTTGTTTATGTAGAGGTAAACAATTTCAACTTTTTAGTAGTTAACCCACCTCGTCATCCTGGAATCTAGCATCATCTTCCACAACCTGGTCCTCTGCCGCTTTCATTCTAATCTCTTAATTTTTAATGGAAATTAAATGTAAGTAATGTTTGGCTAACTGCTGTCAATTACCTAACCAACGCTACTATACTGATTTAAATCGACTCTCATGAAATTACAATATCCAAAAGGTACAATTCCGACCCGAAAGGCACACTTTTAGAAATATATTTAATAAACAAGTATTAGTACTATAGAACTTTAGTTAGGGGATAAGGGGCTCGTGCGCAATGCAACTGGCGGGAATCTCGTGAGATTGTTGTTGACGCATTCGTGTATAATCGggaaatgtttgcttttgtaaTGTAAACAATCAATATGATTAGAATCGACCACCTGGCTTGGTAATAAGTTACTTCTGAGGAAAAACCCATCACTACAACTGCGGTAATATGATTTTCTTATGAGACAATAAGACGCGTACTTCAATTCCTGCGCCGCAATGCCTGTCTGTCCAGAAATAATGAGAATCACCAATAATTTGTTGTGCTATTGAAGGTTGCAGAGAAGGTGACTAAACTGGAAATGATCAACGTCCTGGTGATGCATCTGAAATTTAATTTCTAACATGCGTGAGGAAAATAGGATGCCAGGGTTCTCTCATTAACTTGTTATATTCATCACAGTCACATACGTCGGAAACAATAGTTTCTCTTAATTTTTAATCTTAAAGATATTTATATTGTCTGCCTTGTGAAGAGGGCAATCTTGTTTATAACATACCGTGTGAGTGTTAGGtggtattattttatttttcaagctCAAAACAACACAGTGTACACTAGTAAGATTATTCAAACTGCAACATTTATCACACACCAAACCACGTCTCTAGTACAATGTACTCAACATAAACAGAAGTTCCCATATAGACACAGTCAATAACCTAGTCAATGATAGGAGCACTACTTACACCATTAAAAAGATAATCAATATTTTTAGTAAATAAGATGATCAGTAATAATTTGAAAATATATTATTTAGTAAAGTAAATGATGGCTGTTGTGACAATACAAGTTCCTTGATCATTTGaaatttattttgaataaataaataataaatacatttggatTAATATTTTACCTTTTAAGGTCATGGTGCAGTTAgaagttttatttttagcatGGACCCTGGAAACGGGGGAAAGGGCTTGTTTCTGCTATTTTGTTGTTTCACTTTTGATATGGGGTCAAACATCCGCTGCAACAGAATTTACAACAGAACCGACCAAACAGCACAGTAAGACCATCATTTAATTTTTACAAAGGTAATAACTTGCACTCTTTTTTCACATTAtgagatttgtttgtttgtatttgtAGATGCCAAACTCTTTGCTGATGGTGACGCACATGAGTAACGTAAAATCAGAAATGCTATGTTATCGTGCAGTATTGTGTGAGCAACAAAGTCAGATCACTGTcattacaaatacatttacaaataTTTGCACTTACCTCCAAGTGCATAGTTACAATCTCCAGGTCTGACTTTTGTACTTTCTTCTTGGCGATCAATTCTTCACTGTTTAATAGGGATTTCAATATATGCCATTACTTTACTCTGACCAAACACGCATCATCGCGCACAATTGCAACTTCTATTTCAACCTATTTGTCTCATGCGTTTTTGGAGATTGCCCAACTGGTACGTTACCGCCACCTTCTGGACTTATGGGAGAACCGTCCTCAAAAAACCTATTTCATGTACATTTACAATAGTGCCCGCTTGGATGTAGGTAGGCTGTGCATCTTTCACACATACACGACCTACTTGAGCTTGTATATTGCGACACCTACGTCCAACATTTAATTTACCCATATGTTTTTGTAGCAGAGCTGTGGTCTGAGTGAAGGAAGTTACATTTTTGGCCAaattaaagaattaaaatgCAACTACAGATGGCCGAGTCTGCTCTTAATGTAAAAGGTACAATTTAGTTTAACAAGTAACTATAGTGAAATTATGCCTCAACCTCTGCGGCTTTATTATATTGTactaaataaaatatgcagcacTTTGAAAGTTAAcacttgtttttaattattgcaGTCACAATGACCAAAAATGGAGCTGGGGCATTGAAAATTGTTATAATTTTTATATATCAGGACAGCAATGACCACATTTGTCCAAACCGTCTTTCAGCAATTAAGTACTTGTGTTCCattgtaaaatgtattttgttaAAGAGAAATTAATAATAAAAGCCAACAAGTGTGAATAGATAAACTGTGATGTACAGAATATCTGAGATACATTTTGTGTGTTCCATAACACATTGGACCTCTGTTGGACAGTTTATGAAACCaatttacaaatgaaaaatcTGCATACTTATTGCAGTGTACCTTAAACTTTAAACACCAAGACATACCTTTTTCCTCACATGCCCTAAAGAAAACATGAACATTGATATATATActtaaaaaaagatgaagcaGTGCTCCAGGAAAAAAGTCTCATGGTGTTGGAGTAAGGAGAGACAGCGAGGTGGTCTTAAAAagcacatactcctcctcctactTTCTTTCTTCATCCTCCAATAGGTGGAGCTAGTCCGATATCGCCATCGTCAATCTTTTACTCGGACAGCGGATCTTTGCTCTCCTCTGtggtctctctgtctctccttgtGACCTGCAGCTTCATATCTCTAGCCGCAGCTCTCAAATTCATGTTGGTCCTTCCTGTCTCTCACATCTTGCCAGGTGCAGGAGGCATCATGCCTTGCATCCCACCAGACATTCCAGTGTTCGGCCCCAACAGGATCTATATCAGATTGAGGAGTAGAAAAGTGTGTTACATTTTAGTCTGTCACATACAGATGGGTCTCCACCATCATTCACCCACCTGTCtttgctgttgtagctgctgctgctcgagCTGTAGCCTCTCGGTCTCAAACACAACTGGCAACACCAGGATCATAAAGGAGGTAGTGCCTACCCAGAGCGCCGTGCGGGAGAAACTGAAACAAGTTCACATTGTGATTAAACTCTGCTGTTTATGccatttttgctttcatttaatATCTGCAGCACTTTAGAAATGTACCCGTAAAGCTTCTTAATCAGTGAGACTGAGTACTGCGCAGAGACTTCAGCACCCGTACGGACCGTTTCAGGAAACATCTCTGTCAGGCCCCACAACCTTTCCGCCAGTGTCTCATCCAGCTAAAAGGAACATATACAAAGCAGACATGAACACAGTGTCCAAAAAAGATGCCAGTTACACTGTTAGAACTCCCATCTGAAATTGGAAGCTCATTTCAGAAATGAGAGGAACCCCAAGCAACCAGCGTATGCAGTAAATTAGTGCATTGAATGCATTACATCTTCTTCAACATTATTTGGACTTAATCATGTAATGACCAGTGTGTTGGAAACTTGACTTAAGACAGGCACTAGGTAATAGCTGCAAAGCTGATCAACAAAGCCTTTCCTGGGGGATTTTCACTAAAGCAGAGAACAACAAAGATCAGCGAGGTCTTAGTTAATCAAAGTTGACTATGAGTAAAGGGTCAGTGACTAAGTCAAGCTAATTGTACACAGGTTCTAATCAACATTCTAAGACTAGATCACTAGAACCATTAACGTAGAGATAAATGGACAGAATGAGAAAATGCAGAAACGGAGCAAAAACCTTCAGTGTGACATCTGAAGATGGCCTCAATAAAATGTCACAACTCATTTATAATCAAATGGTCACTGACTTAATTTTAACCCATTCTACCTAGTAAGTCTATCCTGCGTTCGTGAAACTATTTGAATGCTTAATTAACCCAGAATAACTCTAATGGTGATACAACTCCTTCTTGTGATCGGGTCAAATTCATCGCACTGACCTCGGATGTGACGTCGCAGACATGTACCATTGATTCAGTACGGTactattcttttaaaaatctaCAGTTAAATCATTATTATCGTCGAATAACTGGAGATCAAATAATTTAGGTTTAATCATACTAGCACGTTGTGAAGGACGGTTGTAGGTATATCCCATTAAGACGCGACTCATTATCAGGGTAACTTAGCTAATCAGTTAGCCGGCATGTGTATAGCTCGGTAgctaaaaaaattaaaacaactaAATATTTCATGCACATTTCGAACCAGGCAGACAGATTGGGCACCTACATCTTCATCTTCGTCGTCGTCAATCTCGTCCTCTGGGGGTCGGGTAGACACCGGCCCCGCAGATGGTGAAAGCTCATCGATTGCAGCCATGTCTGCCTGTGCGAG includes these proteins:
- the tomm22 gene encoding mitochondrial import receptor subunit TOM22 homolog → MAAIDELSPSAGPVSTRPPEDEIDDDEDEDLDETLAERLWGLTEMFPETVRTGAEVSAQYSVSLIKKLYGFSRTALWVGTTSFMILVLPVVFETERLQLEQQQLQQQRQILLGPNTGMSGGMQGMMPPAPGKM